Proteins co-encoded in one Gossypium arboreum isolate Shixiya-1 chromosome 11, ASM2569848v2, whole genome shotgun sequence genomic window:
- the LOC108451407 gene encoding receptor-like protein EIX2, whose protein sequence is MAIATMTTPLPISLFPFLLLISALCFSICHANSNLLCIQSEREALLKFKNHLIDPSNRLSSWVEGGDCCKWIGVICHNSTGYVNQLHLAAPLSQPDFDAPLAEWEAYVRSKLRGKINPSLLELKHLSSLDLSNNDFSSIHIPKIFGLLESLTYLNLSDALFQGAIPHNLGNLSKLQYLDLGGNDLKSKSLQWVSGLSSLQYLDLSYADLHKATDWVKVTFKLPSLLELHLSECGLDNDPSPTSLSSTKSLVVLDLSWNRFSSVPKWIFSLHGLVSIDLSHNSLEGSIPDYFGNISFLEVLDLSGNHLNSSIPNSLYSLNRLQFLCLNDTQLQGTISSAIGNLSSVTHLYLSENQLTGQIPLSIGELSSLKLFDVSKNQLNGQIPLSIGQLSSLEFFDVSENQLNGQIPLSIGELSSLKLFDVSENQLNGTFPLSFGRLESLETLDCGYNLLQGVVSETHFSDLTRLTTLAASHNRLRFEPNSSWIPPFQCERIELGHWHLGPKFPQWLKFQKKLSYLDISYAGISDVMPTWFLNLPTQFEYLNLSSNQLTGEISYLNVTDIVDVRSNRFIGPLPRVFSTVTILYMSNNSFSGSLSQLICDPSSGKLMGVLYIDKNLISGDIPDCWNHWQRLDILNLGSNNLTGKIPPSLGHINLSMLILRNNTMFGELPSTLQNSTNLIMFDLSENHFSGSVPVWIGDKLSNLVILSLRSNNFDGHIPHKICDLQSLQNLDLAYNNISGVIPKCFNNLSAMATTNKIFNSVFSKYAVDDSFFFKALLVLKGREDEYGSTLGLVTSMDLSANSLTGEIPKEIGSLVGLLSLNFSGNLLIGNIPESIGNMELMESLDLSMNRLNGQIPTSTQLQSFDNLSYVGNHLCGPPLTKNCTSKGIPTDIANNGSSSEGSKVNSLYVSIALGFVMGFWGLVAPLFFIKSWRIAYYRKLDHICSKMYVFWATMGM, encoded by the exons ATGGCAATTGCAACCATGACTACTCCTCTTCCTATCTCCTTATTCCCTTTTCTTCTTCTCATTTCCGCTCTCTGTTTTTCCATTTGTCATGCCAATTCCAACCTACTTTGCATTCAAAGTGAGAGAGAAGCACTTTTGAAATTCAAGAATCATCTTATTGATCCTTCAAACAGGTTATCTTCATGGGTTGAAGGAGGGGATTGCTGTAAATGGATTGGTGTCATCTGCCATAACTCAACAGGCTACGTCAACCAACTGCATTTGGCTGCTCCTCTTTCACAGCCTGATTTTGACGCACCACTAGCTGAATGGGAAGCTTACGTGCGGTCAAAACTACGAGGCAAAATAAATCCTTCACTGCTGGAGTTAAAGCATCTCAGTTCCCTGGACTTGAGCAATAACGATTTTAGCAGCATACATATCCCGAAAATTTTCGGTTTGCTGGAGAGTTTAACATATCTTAACCTCTCTGATGCACTATTTCAGGGAGCAATTCCTCATAACCTTGGGAATCTCTCAAAGTTGCAGTATCTTGATCTTGGAGGTAATGATCTCAAATCAAAAAGTCTTCAATGGGTTTCTGGACTTTCTTCCTTGCAGTACCTTGATTTGAGCTATGCGGATCTTCATAAAGCAACTGATTGGGTAAAGGTAACATTCAAACTTCCTTCTTTGTTAGAGTTGCACTTGTCAGAATGTGGTTTAGACAATGATCCATCTCCGACCAGTCTTAGTTCTACAAAATCACTGGTTGTTCTTGATCTTTCTTGGAACCGCTTTTCTTCAGTACCTAAGTGGATATTTAGTCTTCATGGTCTTGTGTCCATTGATCTTAGTCACAATTCTTTGGAAGGCTCAATTCCAGATTACTTTGGGAACATCTCGTTTCTTGAAGTTCTTGATCTTAGTGGGAATCATCTCAATTCATCCATACCCAATTCCTTGTATAGTTTAAACCGTCTTCAGTTCCTTTGTCTTAATGATACCCAGTTACAAGGAACAATCTCGAGTGCCATTGGAAACTTGAGCTCTGTTACTCACCTTTATCTTTCAGAAAATCAATTAACTGGTCAGATTCCATTGTCTATAGGGGAGTTATCATCTCTGAAGTTGTTTGATGTTTCAAAAAATCAGTTAAACGGCCAAATTCCCTTGTCTATAGGGCAGTTATCATCTTTGGAGTTTTTTGATGTTTCAGAAAATCAATTAAATGGTCAAATTCCGTTGTCTATAGGGGAGTTATCATCTTTGAAGTTGTTTGATGTTTCAGAAAATCAATTAAATGGTACTTTTCCTCTATCTTTTGGACGACTAGAAAGTTTGGAAACTTTGGATTGTGGGTATAATCTATTACAAGGAGTtgtatcagaaacccatttttcTGATCTCACGAGATTGACAACTCTAGCAGCATCACACAATCGGCTTAGATTTGAACCAAACTCAAGCTGGATTCCCCCATTTCAATGTGAAAGGATCGAATTGGGTCACTGGCATCTTGGCCCAAAGTTTCCCCAGTGgctaaaattccaaaagaaattgTCTTATTTGGATATCTCCTATGCAGGAATTTCAGATGTCATGCCCACTTGGTTTTTGAACCTTCCCACTCAATTTGAATATTTAAATCTTTCCTCTAATCAACTTACAGGagagatttcatatttgaatgtGACAGACATTGTTGACGTGAGATCAAACCGATTCATAGGTCCATTGCCAAGAGTATTCTCAACTGTAACAATTTTATATATGTCAAATAATTCATTTTCAGGATCTCTTTCTCAATTAATTTGTGATCCATCAAGTGGGAAACTTATGGGAGTTCTTTACATTGATAAAAATCTTATCTCAGGAGATATTCCAGATTGTTGGAATCATTGGCAGCGTTTGGACATTCTAAATTTGGGAAGCAACAATTTGACCGGAAAAATCCCACCTTCTTTAGGGCATATAAATCTTTCAATGCTAATCCTTCGAAACAATACAATGTTTGGAGAATTGCCATCCACATTGCAAAATTCTacaaatttgattatgtttgatcTTAGTGAAAATCATTTCAGTGGAAGTGTACCAGTATGGATTGGTGATAAGCTCTCAAACCTTGTGATTCTAAGCCTTCGATCAAATAACTTTGATGGTCATATTCCTCATAAAATTTGTGATCTTCAATCTCTTCAAAACTTGGACCTTGCCTACAACAACATTTCTGGAGTTATTCCAAaatgttttaataatttaagtgcaATGGCCACAACAAACAAAATCTTTAATTCTGTTTTTTCGAAGTATGCAGTTGatgactcttttttttttaaagcatTATTGGTGTTGAAAGGACGAGAGGATGAATATGGTAGCACACTAGGACTTGTTACCAGCATGGACCTTTCAGCAAACAGTCTCACAGGAGAGATCCCCAAAGAAATTGGTAGTCTCGTTGGACTATTGTCTTTAAATTTTTCAGGGAATCTCCTAATAGGAAATATACCAGAAAGCATTGGCAACATGGAGTTAATGGAATCTCTTGATTTGTCCATGAATCGACTAAATG GACAAATCCCAACAAGCACTCAGCTTCAAAGCTTTGACAACTTGTCTTACGTGGGCAATCATCTTTGCGGACCTCCTCTCACAAAGAACTGCACCTCAAAAGGTATTCCAACTGACATTGCAAACAATGGAAGTAGCAGTGAAGGAAGTAAGGTGAATTCGCTTTATGTCAGCATAGCTCTTGGCTTTGTAATgggtttttggggtttagtggCTCCCTTATTTTTCATCAAGTCTTGGAGGATTGCATATTATCGAAAGCTGGACCATATCTGTAGTAAAATGTATGTGTTTTGGGCTACTATGGGTATGTAG